A genomic segment from Peribacillus sp. ACCC06369 encodes:
- a CDS encoding glycoside hydrolase family 88 protein, which produces MVIVNKSDRQKQLQTPLDWGKAACDSLIATYTPAQLPPENRWHYHQGVFLYSMLQLNEIIGREDYFHYIKGYVDNIIDEDGNFYFNREELDAIQAGLLLFTLDKETNDPRYKIAATKLKNMFTTFNRTSDGGIWHKDKYPYQMWLDGLYMGGVFAMNYGKEYGAPELLEMVIEQERLMRKHTRDEKTGLFYHAWDEKRQQSWADPDTGKSPEFWGRAIGWYGITFNEILAFLPKEHPSRPEIVKALQDLITGLVQFQDEDTGLWHQVVDKGHDINNWLETSCAALFVYTIARAINDGHTDERFKEFAIKGYRGLLDRMEFNDNGLFLMPEICIGTGVGDYQHYLDRPTCENDLHGVGSFILACIEMQRLLPKL; this is translated from the coding sequence ATGGTGATAGTGAACAAGAGTGATAGACAAAAACAACTTCAAACCCCTTTGGACTGGGGGAAGGCGGCCTGTGATTCATTAATAGCAACATATACACCAGCACAACTTCCACCCGAAAATAGATGGCATTACCACCAAGGGGTATTTTTATATAGTATGTTGCAGCTTAATGAAATCATTGGCAGGGAAGATTACTTCCACTATATAAAAGGATACGTGGACAACATTATTGATGAGGATGGAAACTTTTATTTTAATCGTGAAGAGTTAGATGCTATTCAGGCTGGGCTATTACTATTTACATTAGACAAAGAAACCAATGATCCAAGATATAAAATTGCTGCAACAAAGTTGAAAAATATGTTTACAACATTTAATAGAACATCTGATGGAGGCATTTGGCACAAGGATAAATACCCGTATCAAATGTGGTTGGATGGCTTGTATATGGGTGGTGTATTTGCCATGAATTACGGAAAAGAGTATGGTGCACCAGAATTACTAGAAATGGTGATTGAACAAGAAAGATTAATGAGAAAACATACGAGGGATGAAAAGACTGGTTTGTTCTATCATGCCTGGGATGAGAAAAGACAGCAGTCATGGGCTGACCCAGATACTGGAAAGTCACCTGAGTTTTGGGGAAGAGCAATCGGCTGGTATGGTATTACATTTAATGAGATTTTAGCATTCTTGCCAAAAGAACATCCTTCACGACCAGAAATTGTAAAAGCGTTACAGGATCTCATTACAGGACTTGTTCAATTCCAAGATGAAGATACTGGGCTTTGGCATCAAGTAGTCGACAAAGGTCATGACATCAATAATTGGCTGGAAACCTCTTGTGCAGCATTATTTGTTTATACCATTGCTCGTGCCATAAATGATGGTCATACGGATGAAAGGTTTAAAGAGTTTGCTATTAAAGGATATAGAGGTTTGTTAGATCGAATGGAGTTTAATGACAATGGATTGTTTTTAATGCCTGAAATTTGTATCGGTACAGGAGTAGGGGATTATCAGCATTATTTAGATCGCCCAACCTGTGAAAATGATTTGCATGGTGTTGGTTCTTTTATTCTAGCGTGTATAGAAATGCAAAGATTATTGCCTAAGCTGTAA
- a CDS encoding carbohydrate ABC transporter permease — protein sequence MILFTLLMLYPLAWLVGSSLKESSTVFVEAHKIIPDAFHFENYIEGWKGFGGITFTTFFTNSLVIVIISTIGSVLSSTLIAYGFARINFVGKKLWFVCMMLTMMLPYEMVMIPQYIMFNGFGWIDTYLPLILPTFFGAPFFIFLIIQFIRTIPTELDQAAKIDGCGTFGIFFRIICPLVVPAMMTAAIFSFYWRWDDFMGPLLYLTTPEKYPVSLALKLFSDPNSVTNWGAMFAMSTISLIPVFIIFFIFQRYIVDGISTSGLKS from the coding sequence TACTCATGCTCTATCCTCTTGCTTGGCTGGTTGGCAGTTCTCTTAAAGAAAGTTCAACAGTCTTTGTTGAAGCACATAAAATTATTCCAGATGCATTTCACTTTGAGAACTATATTGAAGGTTGGAAAGGGTTTGGCGGAATTACGTTTACAACCTTTTTTACAAACTCGTTAGTTATTGTAATAATTTCCACAATCGGTAGTGTCCTTTCTTCTACTCTTATTGCATACGGCTTCGCACGTATTAATTTTGTTGGAAAAAAACTCTGGTTTGTTTGTATGATGCTTACCATGATGCTTCCATATGAAATGGTAATGATACCTCAATATATCATGTTTAATGGTTTTGGATGGATTGACACCTATTTGCCGCTTATATTACCAACATTTTTTGGTGCACCATTTTTTATCTTTTTAATCATTCAATTTATCCGTACGATTCCAACGGAGTTAGATCAAGCTGCAAAAATTGATGGATGCGGTACATTTGGAATATTTTTTAGGATTATATGCCCATTAGTGGTACCTGCTATGATGACTGCGGCGATTTTCTCATTCTATTGGCGTTGGGACGATTTCATGGGTCCACTGCTTTATTTAACAACACCTGAGAAATACCCAGTATCATTGGCCTTAAAATTATTTTCTGATCCAAACTCTGTAACGAACTGGGGTGCAATGTTTGCAATGTCAACCATTAGCCTTATCCCAGTATTCATTATCTTCTTTATATTCCAACGTTATATCGTTGACGGGATTAGTACAAGTGGTTTGAAATCTTAA